In a single window of the Stegostoma tigrinum isolate sSteTig4 unplaced genomic scaffold, sSteTig4.hap1 scaffold_98, whole genome shotgun sequence genome:
- the LOC132209468 gene encoding probable G-protein coupled receptor 139 — translation MHAPGNGPAFAIYYSLLAAFGVLANLATIVILSRGRCGLSKCITQYLISMAVTDFLVIIAAVILSRLRVIYFPANFLSTTPGCSVIIVFSCASRDSSVWLTVAFTFDRYLAICCPELKTKYCTEKTAVVVITVVCMMCCLKNIPFYFIYEPMYMIDKVPWYCSIKASNYISIAWRVYDWLDRILTPCLPFVLILLLNVLTVRHILLASRVRRRLRAERNGKNQGDSEMESRRKSIVLLFAISGSFLLLWLTYVVNFLFVQISGSNYSIGSNANDPKFILQECGYMLQLLSSCTNTCIYAGTQTKFRRELKDAFKLFFNLIAKLHK, via the exons ATGCATGCACCAGGAAATGGACCAGCATTTGCCATTTATTATTCTCTTCTTGCAGCTTTCGGCGTTCTAG CTAATTTGGCGACAATTGTGATCCTCTCCCGTGGAAGGTGTGGTCTGTCCAAGTGCATTACGCAGTATCTCATCTCGATGGCCGTGACTGATTTTCTCGTTATTATCGCTGCTGTGATATTAAGTCGGCTTCGTGTAATTTATTTTCCTGCTAATTTCCTTTCTACAACACCAGGATGTAGTGTCATTATTGTTTTCAGCTGTGCATCCAGGGACAGTTCTGTTTGGTTAACTgttgctttcacctttgatcgctACCTCGCCATATGTTGCCCTGAactcaaaacaaaatactgcacagAGAAAACAGCAGTTGTGGTGATAACAGTTGTCTGTATGATgtgctgtttaaaaaacattcctTTCTATTTCATATATGAGCCAATGTATATGATTGATAAAGTACCCTGGTATTGCAGTATAAAAGCAAGCAATTACATTTCAATTGCATGGAGAGTATATGACTGGCTGGATCGTATATTAACCCCTTGTCTACCTTTCGTACTAATTTTACTGCTCAATGTTTTGACTGTTAGACATATTCTGCTGGCCAGCAGAGTCCGCCGGAGACTTCGTGCTGAAAGAAATGGCAAGAATCAGGGTGACTCAGAGATGGAGAGCCGCCGAAAATCCATTGTTTTACTCTTTGCTATCTCGGGCAGTTTTCTGTTATTGTGGTTGACATATGTTGTAAACTTTCTATTTGTTCAAATTTCAGGCAGCAATTACTCTATAGGTTCCAATGCTAATGACCCAAAATTCATCTTGCAAGAATGCGGATATATGCTACAACTTCTTAGTTCTTGCACAAATACGTGCATTTATGCAGGAACACAGACTAAATTTAGAAGAGAGTTAAAGGATGCATTTAAATTATTCTTTAATCTCATTGCTAAACTGCATAAATAG